Proteins from one Setaria italica strain Yugu1 chromosome V, Setaria_italica_v2.0, whole genome shotgun sequence genomic window:
- the LOC101783389 gene encoding auxin efflux carrier component 3a isoform X2, producing MDGPGVAEFTRPEEPTPACNWDTPPRVRGHSSLTFFHSSVSRRRRGWAKMISWKDFYTVLTAMVPLYVAMILAYGSVRWWRIFTPDQCSGINRFVAIFAVPLLSFHFISTNDPYAMNLRFLAADTLQKLLVLAALAAWSRLPSGLGAPRLDWSITLFSVSTLPNTLVMGIPLLIAMYGPYAGSLMVQVIVLQCIIWYTLLLFLFEFRAARMLIADQFPDSAAAIASLRVEPDVVSLEGGRAETEAEVAEDGRLHVTVRRSSVSRRSMLGVTPRPSNLTGAEIYSMSSSRQHSPRGSNFNHADFFAMVDGAPPPPTPAGGRGSSFGAAEVFSMHSSRGPTPRQSNFDEHSASARSSKPAAAAAVPSHDAKELHMFVWSSSASPVSEVSGLPVFTGGAAVNVGAKEIRMVVHADLPQNGSAGKENENDGAVSATAVEGEAFRFSGGKTVEDAEAGKAGGAPEALTKLGSSSTAELRVKDVDGAADGGGGYADAGRAGAHQMPPASVMTRLILIMVWRKLIRNPNTYSSLIGLAWSLIAFRVRSIGQGSMASANRVSLQACSC from the exons ATGGATGGCCCCGGCGTTGCCGAGTTCACAAGACCGGAAGAGCCCACTCCTGCATGTAACTGGGATACTCCACCCAGAGTCCGCGGCCACTCCTCTCTCACCTTCTTCCACTCCTCCGttagccgccggcgccgggggtgGGCCAAGATGATATCTTGGAAGGATTTCTACACGGTGCTGACGGCGATGGTGCCGCTGTACGTGGCCATGATCCTGGCGTACGGGTCGGTGCGGTGGTGGCGCATCTTCACGCCGGACCAGTGCTCCGGCATCAACCGCTTCGTCGCCATCTTCGCCGTGCCGCTGCTGTCCTTCCACTTCATCTCCACCAACGACCCCTACGCCATGAACCTCCGGTTCCTGGCGGCGGACACGCTGCAGAAGCTGCTCGTCCTGGCAGCGCTCGCCGCGTGGTCGCGCCTGCCCTCCGGCCTCGGCGCGCCGCGGCTGGACTGGTCCATCACGCTCTTCTCCGTGTCCACGCTGCCCAACACGCTGGTGATGGGGATCCCGCTGCTGATCGCCATGTACGGGCCCTACGCCGGGTCACTCATGGTGCAGGTCATCGTGCTCCAGTGCATCATCTGGTACACGCTGCTGCTCTTCCTCTTCGAGTTCCGTGCCGCGCGGATGCTCATCGCCGACCAGTTCCCGGACTCCGCGGCGGCCATCGCGTCGCTGCGCGTGGAACCCGACGTCGTGTCGCTGGAGGGCGGCCGCGCCGAGACGGAGGCCGAGGTGGCGGAGGACGGCCGCCTGCACGTCACCGTGCGCCGCTCGTCGGTGTCGCGGCGGTCGATGCTGGGGGTAACGCCGCGGCCGTCGAACCTGACGGGCGCGGAGATATACTCGATGAGCTCGTCGCGGCAGCACAGCCCGCGGGGCTCCAACTTCAACCACGCCGACTTCTTCGCCATGGTCGACGGCGCGCCACCCCCGCCGACgcccgccggcgggcgcggctCGAGCTTCGGCGCCGCCGAGGTGTTCTCGATGCACTCGTCACGGGGCCCGACGCCGCGGCAGTCCAACTTCGACGAGCACTCGGCCTCGGCACGGTCGTCGaagcccgcggcggccgccgccgtgcccagCCACGACGCCAAGGAGCTGCACATGTTCGTGTGGAGCTCGAGCGCCTCCCCCGTTTCGGAGGTCAGCGGCCTGCCGGTGttcaccggcggcgcggccgtcaaCGTCGGCGCCAAGGAAATCCGCATGGTTGTCCACGCCGACCTGCCGCAGAACGGCTCGGCCGGCAAAG AGAACGAGAACGACGGTGCAGTGTCAGCAACTGCCGTGGAAGGCGAGGCTTTCCGCTTCAGCGGTGGCAAGACGGTGGAGGACGCCGAGGCGGGGAAGGCCGGCGGGGCCCCGGAAGCGCTGACGAAGCTCGGGTCCAGCTCCACGGCGGAGCTGCGCGTGAAGGACGTggacggggcggcggacggcggcggcggctacgcgGACGCGGGGCGCGCGGGGGCGCACCAGATGCCGCCGGCGAGCGTGATGACCCGCCTCATCCTCATCATGGTGTGGCGCAAGCTGATCCGCAACCCCAACACGTACTCCAGCCTCATCGGCCTCGCCTGGTCCCTCATCGCGTTCCG AGTGCGATCAATCGGGCAAGGATCAATGGCTAGTGCAAATAGAGTATCGCTTCAAGCTTGTTCGTGCTAG
- the LOC101784202 gene encoding mitogen-activated protein kinase 16: MGSAPSSWPDQGSDQAPFFTDYGEASRYEVAEVVGKGSYGVVAAAVDTRTGERVAIKKINDVFEHISDATRILREIKLLRLLRHPDIVQIKHIMLPPTRREFRDIYVVFELMESDLHQVIKANDDLTAEHHQLFLYQLLRGMKYIHAANVFHRDLKPKNILANGDCKLKICDFGLARVSFNDTPSAIFWTDYVATRWYRAPELCGSFFSKYTPAIDIWSIGCIFAEMLAGKPLFPGKNVVHQLDLMTDLLGTPSSESISRIRNEKARRYLSNMRKKHPIPFTQKFPGIDPMALHLLERLLAFDPKDRPTAAEALTDPYFTGLANSEREPITQPISKLEFEFERRKLARDDVRELIYREILEYHPQILQQFLCGGDKSNFVYPSGVDRFKRQFAHLEESAAKGEKTSPQLRQHASLPRERVNDIGDGLEKPSADYCIRLHVCEQPASASVTDGLSKPLSSSRNFLKSESISASQCVVIKQKRDKDEESISEYRNDAVDGVPQRIAQLKT; encoded by the exons ATGGGCTCGGCCCCGTCCTCGTGGCCTGACCAGGGCTCGGACCAGGCGCCTTTCTTCACTGACTACGGCGAGGCGAGCCGGTACGAGGTCGCCGAGGTGGTTGGCAAGGGCAGCTAcggcgtggtcgccgccgccgtcgacaccCGCACCGGCGAGCGCGTCGCCATCAAGAAGATCAACGATGTCTTCGAGCACATCTCCGACGCTACCCGCATCCTCCGCGAGATCAAGCTGCTCCGCCTCCTTCGCCACCCGGACATCGTCCAGATCAAGCACATCATGCTCCCGCCCACGCGCCGCGAGTTCCGCGACATCTACGTCGTCTTCGAGCTCATGGAGTCCGACCTCCACCAGGTCATCAAGGCCAACGACGACCTCACGGCTGAGCACCATCAGCTCTTCCTATACCAGCTGCTCCGCGGCATGAAGTATATCCACGCCGCAAATGTTTTTCACCGGGACCTCAAGCCCAAGAACATTCTTGCCAACGGCGACTGCAAGCTCAAGATTTGTGACTTTGGCCTTGCTCGGGTGTCTTTCAACGATACGCCTTCAGCGATATTCTGGACG GATTATGTAGCCACAAGATGGTACCGTGCTCCAGAATTATGTGGCTCATTCTTTTCAAAG TATACTCCTGCAATTGATATCTGGAGCATAGGATGTATATTTGCTGAAATGCTTGCAGGCAAGCCTCTGTTTCCTGGCAAGAATGTGGTACATCAATTGGATCTCATGACAGATCTACTTGGCACTCCTTCATCAGAGTCAATTTCCAGG ATTCGAAATGAAAAGGCTCGTCGATACTTAAGTAACATGAGAAAAAAACATCCAATTCCTTTTACACAGAAGTTTCCTGGTATAGACCCAATGGCTCTTCATTTGCTTGAGCGTCTACTTGCTTTTGATCCAAAGGATCGACCAACTGCTGCAGAG GCCTTGACAGATCCATACTTCACTGGATTAGCAAATTCTGAACGCGAGCCTATAACACAGCCTATCTCGAAACTTGAGTTTGAGTTTGAAAGAAGGAAGCTGGCCAGAGATGATGTTCGGGAATTAATTTATAGAGAG ATTTTGGAGTACCACCCTCAGATCTTGCAGCAGTTTCTTTGCGGTGGGGATAAGTCAAACTTTGTGTATCCAAG TGGGGTGGATCGTTTCAAGAGGCAATTTGCTCATCTCGAAGAAAGTGCTGCTAAGGGTGAGAAGACTAGCCCACAGTTACGGCAGCATGCTTCCCTACCAAG GGAAAGAGTAAATGACATCGGGGATGGCCTTGAGAAGCCAAGTGCAGATTACTGCATAAGATTGCATGTGTGTGAGCAACCAGCATCCGCATCAGTTACAGATGGCCTGAGCAAGCCACTATCAAGTTCTCGTAACTTCCTGAAGAGCGAAAGCATCAGTGCTTCCCAGTGTGTTGTCATCAAACAAAAGCGAGACAAAGAT GAGGAATCTATATCTGAGTATAGGAACGATGCAGTTGATGGTGTGCCACAGAGGATTGCTCAACTCAAAACCTGA
- the LOC101783389 gene encoding auxin efflux carrier component 3a isoform X1, with the protein MDGPGVAEFTRPEEPTPACNWDTPPRVRGHSSLTFFHSSVSRRRRGWAKMISWKDFYTVLTAMVPLYVAMILAYGSVRWWRIFTPDQCSGINRFVAIFAVPLLSFHFISTNDPYAMNLRFLAADTLQKLLVLAALAAWSRLPSGLGAPRLDWSITLFSVSTLPNTLVMGIPLLIAMYGPYAGSLMVQVIVLQCIIWYTLLLFLFEFRAARMLIADQFPDSAAAIASLRVEPDVVSLEGGRAETEAEVAEDGRLHVTVRRSSVSRRSMLGVTPRPSNLTGAEIYSMSSSRQHSPRGSNFNHADFFAMVDGAPPPPTPAGGRGSSFGAAEVFSMHSSRGPTPRQSNFDEHSASARSSKPAAAAAVPSHDAKELHMFVWSSSASPVSEVSGLPVFTGGAAVNVGAKEIRMVVHADLPQNGSAGKENENDGAVSATAVEGEAFRFSGGKTVEDAEAGKAGGAPEALTKLGSSSTAELRVKDVDGAADGGGGYADAGRAGAHQMPPASVMTRLILIMVWRKLIRNPNTYSSLIGLAWSLIAFRWHISMPAVVAKSISILSDAGLGMAMFSLGLFMALQPNLIACGWRATGISMGVRFLAGPAVMAAASLAIGLRGSLLQVAIVQAALPQGIVPFVFAKEYNVHPAILSTMVIFGMLIALPITLLYYIVLGLGPV; encoded by the exons ATGGATGGCCCCGGCGTTGCCGAGTTCACAAGACCGGAAGAGCCCACTCCTGCATGTAACTGGGATACTCCACCCAGAGTCCGCGGCCACTCCTCTCTCACCTTCTTCCACTCCTCCGttagccgccggcgccgggggtgGGCCAAGATGATATCTTGGAAGGATTTCTACACGGTGCTGACGGCGATGGTGCCGCTGTACGTGGCCATGATCCTGGCGTACGGGTCGGTGCGGTGGTGGCGCATCTTCACGCCGGACCAGTGCTCCGGCATCAACCGCTTCGTCGCCATCTTCGCCGTGCCGCTGCTGTCCTTCCACTTCATCTCCACCAACGACCCCTACGCCATGAACCTCCGGTTCCTGGCGGCGGACACGCTGCAGAAGCTGCTCGTCCTGGCAGCGCTCGCCGCGTGGTCGCGCCTGCCCTCCGGCCTCGGCGCGCCGCGGCTGGACTGGTCCATCACGCTCTTCTCCGTGTCCACGCTGCCCAACACGCTGGTGATGGGGATCCCGCTGCTGATCGCCATGTACGGGCCCTACGCCGGGTCACTCATGGTGCAGGTCATCGTGCTCCAGTGCATCATCTGGTACACGCTGCTGCTCTTCCTCTTCGAGTTCCGTGCCGCGCGGATGCTCATCGCCGACCAGTTCCCGGACTCCGCGGCGGCCATCGCGTCGCTGCGCGTGGAACCCGACGTCGTGTCGCTGGAGGGCGGCCGCGCCGAGACGGAGGCCGAGGTGGCGGAGGACGGCCGCCTGCACGTCACCGTGCGCCGCTCGTCGGTGTCGCGGCGGTCGATGCTGGGGGTAACGCCGCGGCCGTCGAACCTGACGGGCGCGGAGATATACTCGATGAGCTCGTCGCGGCAGCACAGCCCGCGGGGCTCCAACTTCAACCACGCCGACTTCTTCGCCATGGTCGACGGCGCGCCACCCCCGCCGACgcccgccggcgggcgcggctCGAGCTTCGGCGCCGCCGAGGTGTTCTCGATGCACTCGTCACGGGGCCCGACGCCGCGGCAGTCCAACTTCGACGAGCACTCGGCCTCGGCACGGTCGTCGaagcccgcggcggccgccgccgtgcccagCCACGACGCCAAGGAGCTGCACATGTTCGTGTGGAGCTCGAGCGCCTCCCCCGTTTCGGAGGTCAGCGGCCTGCCGGTGttcaccggcggcgcggccgtcaaCGTCGGCGCCAAGGAAATCCGCATGGTTGTCCACGCCGACCTGCCGCAGAACGGCTCGGCCGGCAAAG AGAACGAGAACGACGGTGCAGTGTCAGCAACTGCCGTGGAAGGCGAGGCTTTCCGCTTCAGCGGTGGCAAGACGGTGGAGGACGCCGAGGCGGGGAAGGCCGGCGGGGCCCCGGAAGCGCTGACGAAGCTCGGGTCCAGCTCCACGGCGGAGCTGCGCGTGAAGGACGTggacggggcggcggacggcggcggcggctacgcgGACGCGGGGCGCGCGGGGGCGCACCAGATGCCGCCGGCGAGCGTGATGACCCGCCTCATCCTCATCATGGTGTGGCGCAAGCTGATCCGCAACCCCAACACGTACTCCAGCCTCATCGGCCTCGCCTGGTCCCTCATCGCGTTCCG GTGGCACATCTCCATGCCGGCGGTCGTGGCCAAGTCCATCTCCATCCTCTCGGACGCCGGGCTGGGGATGGCCATGTTTAGCCTGG GATTGTTTATGGCGCTGCAGCCGAACCTCATCGCCTGCGGGTGGCGCGCCACCGGCATCTCCATGGGCGTCCGCTtcctcgccggccccgccgtcATGGCCGCCGCGTCCCTAGCCATCGGCCTCCGCGGGTCGCTCTTGCAGGTCGCCATTGTGCAG GCGGCTCTACCGCAAGGGATTGTACCATTTGTGTTCGCCAAGGAATACAACGTCCACCCGGCCATCCTGAGCACTAT GGTCATTTTTGGCATGTTGATAGCCCTGCCGATCACCTTGCTCTACTACATCGTTCTTGGACTGGGACCAGTATAG
- the LOC101757078 gene encoding protein CHUP1, chloroplastic isoform X1, whose protein sequence is MSKLARSDTEKRAPRTPKPPPRRSKTIGPSPPSNIPLAGPPRPPGPPPPGSPPRPPAGPPRPPGPPPPGAPPPRLPGGAGPPASKGRAPAGGRGDRMRRAPEIVEFYQALMKRGEASRQTGSRGPKAPAGGSKAARSDLIGEISKNSPHLVAVQADVDTQGDFVRTLAAEVRDATFANIEDVVAFVAWLDEELSFLVDEQAVLKHFDWPEKRADTLRDAAAKYQGLLQLEKQISSFVDDRALHRDAALGKMFSLFEKTEKSVYRFMQERDAADAKSNLVSRYKEQDIPVGWMSDSGVIAKVRVMIKLACVNLAKQYMTRVVSEIDGLSGARNDEEKKETALFRRLKEQNREVLLHQGVRFAFRVHQFAGGFTAESLDTFVELRRRHTGGTN, encoded by the exons ATGAGCAAGCTGGCGCGGTCGGACACGGAGAAGAGAGCTCCGAGGACCCCGAAGCCGCCGCCCAGGCGATCCAAGACGATCGGGCCTTCGCCGCCAAGCAACATCCCGCTGGCGGGCCCGCCACGCCCGCCTGGCCCACCGCCTCCTGGTAGTCCGCCACGTCCGCCAGCTGGTCCGCCACGCCCGcctggcccgccgccgcctggtgcTCCTCCGCCACGCCTGCCGGGCGGCGCTGGGCCTCCTGCCAGCAAGGGCCGTGCGCCCGCTGGCGGCAGAGGCGACAGGATGCGCCGGGCGCCCGAGATTGTGGAGTTCTACCAGGCGCTGATGAAGCGCGGGGAGGCCAGCAGGCAGACAGGCTCCCGGGGTCCgaaggcgccggccggcgggtcCAAGGCCGCGAGGAGCGACCTGATCGGGGAGATCAGCAAGAACTCCCCCCATCTCGTCGCC GTGCAAGCTGACGTCGACACCCAAGGGGACTTCGTCCGGACCTTGGCCGCCGAGGTCCGGGACGCGACCTTCGCCAACATCGAAGACGTCGTCGCGTTCGTGGCCTGGCTTGACGAGGAGCTCTCCTTCCTG GTCGACGAGCAGGCAGTCCTCAAGCACTTCGACTGGCCGGAGAAACGAGCAGATACGCTACGGGACGCGGCGGCCAAGTATCAGGGGCTCCTGCAGCTGGAGAAGCAGATCTCATCGTTCGTAGATGATCGCGCACTCCACCGCGACGCGGCCCTCGGCAAGATGTTCTCCCTCTTTGAGAA AACAGAGAAGAGCGTGTACAGGTTCATGCAAGAACGCGACGCTGCTGATGCCAAGAGCAACCTTGTATCGCGGTACAAGGAGCAAGACATCCCAGTAGGCTGGATGTCAGACTCGGGTGTAATCGCCAAGGTGCGCGTCATG ATCAAGCTGGCATGCGTGAACCTAGCGAAGCAGTACATGACGAGGGTGGTTTCCGAGATTGACGGTCTATCAGGAGCCAGGaacgacgaggagaagaaggaaaccGCACTTTTCAGGCGTTTGAAAGAGCAGAACAGGGAGGTCTTGCTCCATCAGGGCGTCAGGTTTGCCTTCCGGGTTCATCAG TTTGCAGGAGGGTTCACTGCTGAGAGCCTGGATACTTTTGTTGAGCTAAGGAG
- the LOC101783789 gene encoding homeobox-leucine zipper protein HOX3, which produces MGSTSPSGLELTMAVPGLSSSSGSEGYAGNGNGNAMRDLDMNQPASGGEEEEFPMGSVEEDEEERGAGPGGPHRPKKLRLSKEQSRLLEESFRLNHTLTPKQKEALAVKLKLRPRQVEVWFQNRRARTKLKQTEMECEYLKRCFGSLTEENRRLQREVEELRALRVAPPTVLSPHTRQPLPASALSMCPRCERITAATGAPAARTPRPAAAANPFHPRRPSAAF; this is translated from the exons ATGGGGTCCACTTCTCCTTCAGGCCTGGAGCTCACCATGGCTGTCCCCGGCCTCAGCTCCTCCTCTGGTTCAG AGGGGTACGCCGGCAACGGGAACGGGAACGCCATGAGGGACCTGGACATGAACcagccggcgagcggcggcgaggaggaggagttccCGATGGGCAgcgtggaggaggacgaggaggagcgcggcgccgGGCCCGGCGGGCCGCACCGCCCCAAGAAGCTCCGGCTCTCCAAGGAGCAGTCCCGCCTCCTGGAGGAGAGCTTCCGCCTCAACCACACCCTCACACCG AAGCAAAAGGAGGCCCTGGCTGTCAAGCTCAAGCTGCGGCCCAGGCAGGTGGAGGTCTGGTTCCAGAATCGCAGGGCTAG GACGAAGCTGAAGCAGACGGAGATGGAGTGCGAGTACCTGAAGCGGTGCTTCGGCTCGCTGACCGAGGAGAACCGGCGGCTGCagcgggaggtggaggagctgcgcGCGCTGCGGGTGGCCCCGCCCACCGTGCTCTCCCCGCACACCCGGCAGCCGCTCCCGGCGTCCGCGCTCAGCATGTGCCCGCGCTGCGAGCGCATCACCGCGGCAACGGGTGCGCCCGCCGCGCGCACCCCTcgcccggcggccgcggcgaaccccttccacccgcGGCGCCCCTCCGCGGCGTTTTAG
- the LOC101757078 gene encoding protein CHUP1, chloroplastic isoform X2 yields MSKLARSDTEKRAPRTPKPPPRRSKTIGPSPPSNIPLAGPPRPPGPPPPGSPPRPPAGPPRPPGPPPPGAPPPRLPGGAGPPASKGRAPAGGRGDRMRRAPEIVEFYQALMKRGEASRQTGSRGPKAPAGGSKAARSDLIGEISKNSPHLVAVQADVDTQGDFVRTLAAEVRDATFANIEDVVAFVAWLDEELSFLVDEQAVLKHFDWPEKRADTLRDAAAKYQGLLQLEKQISSFVDDRALHRDAALGKMFSLFEKTEKSVYRFMQERDAADAKSNLVSRYKEQDIPVGWMSDSGVIAKIKLACVNLAKQYMTRVVSEIDGLSGARNDEEKKETALFRRLKEQNREVLLHQGVRFAFRVHQFAGGFTAESLDTFVELRRRHTGGTN; encoded by the exons ATGAGCAAGCTGGCGCGGTCGGACACGGAGAAGAGAGCTCCGAGGACCCCGAAGCCGCCGCCCAGGCGATCCAAGACGATCGGGCCTTCGCCGCCAAGCAACATCCCGCTGGCGGGCCCGCCACGCCCGCCTGGCCCACCGCCTCCTGGTAGTCCGCCACGTCCGCCAGCTGGTCCGCCACGCCCGcctggcccgccgccgcctggtgcTCCTCCGCCACGCCTGCCGGGCGGCGCTGGGCCTCCTGCCAGCAAGGGCCGTGCGCCCGCTGGCGGCAGAGGCGACAGGATGCGCCGGGCGCCCGAGATTGTGGAGTTCTACCAGGCGCTGATGAAGCGCGGGGAGGCCAGCAGGCAGACAGGCTCCCGGGGTCCgaaggcgccggccggcgggtcCAAGGCCGCGAGGAGCGACCTGATCGGGGAGATCAGCAAGAACTCCCCCCATCTCGTCGCC GTGCAAGCTGACGTCGACACCCAAGGGGACTTCGTCCGGACCTTGGCCGCCGAGGTCCGGGACGCGACCTTCGCCAACATCGAAGACGTCGTCGCGTTCGTGGCCTGGCTTGACGAGGAGCTCTCCTTCCTG GTCGACGAGCAGGCAGTCCTCAAGCACTTCGACTGGCCGGAGAAACGAGCAGATACGCTACGGGACGCGGCGGCCAAGTATCAGGGGCTCCTGCAGCTGGAGAAGCAGATCTCATCGTTCGTAGATGATCGCGCACTCCACCGCGACGCGGCCCTCGGCAAGATGTTCTCCCTCTTTGAGAA AACAGAGAAGAGCGTGTACAGGTTCATGCAAGAACGCGACGCTGCTGATGCCAAGAGCAACCTTGTATCGCGGTACAAGGAGCAAGACATCCCAGTAGGCTGGATGTCAGACTCGGGTGTAATCGCCAAG ATCAAGCTGGCATGCGTGAACCTAGCGAAGCAGTACATGACGAGGGTGGTTTCCGAGATTGACGGTCTATCAGGAGCCAGGaacgacgaggagaagaaggaaaccGCACTTTTCAGGCGTTTGAAAGAGCAGAACAGGGAGGTCTTGCTCCATCAGGGCGTCAGGTTTGCCTTCCGGGTTCATCAG TTTGCAGGAGGGTTCACTGCTGAGAGCCTGGATACTTTTGTTGAGCTAAGGAG